The following coding sequences lie in one Arachis hypogaea cultivar Tifrunner chromosome 4, arahy.Tifrunner.gnm2.J5K5, whole genome shotgun sequence genomic window:
- the LOC112794335 gene encoding uncharacterized protein, with product MSRKHKRGYFSPDVNEQQPITIFLNHGGGNRSSGGGGRIIGRNKKRIIESFTLPKDSTMSTPVKFLIQIGTKVASAIRDVSMRRRSSRKVSSSSSSTLVRSYSVSDHTTDSHRAEAVEDCIEFLHSSSTRERPS from the coding sequence ATGTCAAGAAAACACAAAAGGGGGTACTTTAGTCCTGACGTTAATGAGCAACAACCAATTACCATCTTTCTCAACCACGGTGGCGGCAACAGAAGCAGTGGCGGCGGTGGAAGGATTATTGGAAGAAACAAAAAGAGGATCATTGAAAGTTTTACTTTGCCAAAAGACTCAACAATGTCTACTCCTGTGAAGTTCCTTATACAGATTGGGACAAAGGTGGCAAGTGCTATAAGAGATGTTTCTATGAGGAGGAGATCCTCAAGAaaagtttcttcttcttcttcttccactttGGTGAGATCATACTCAGTATCAGATCACACTACTGATTCGCATCGAGCTGAAGCTGTGGAAGATTGCATTGAGTTCTTGCATTCTTCTTCAACTAGGGAAAGACCAAGTTGA